A window of Eubacteriaceae bacterium ES3 contains these coding sequences:
- a CDS encoding YlxR family protein has protein sequence MKKIPQRTCVICQQKFDKRDLMRIVADKSGRIFYDPTGKANGRGAYICQSPACQEQFLNKNYLERTFKRKVEKDVVDEVRQQISEKTMK, from the coding sequence ATGAAAAAAATTCCTCAACGAACCTGTGTTATTTGCCAACAAAAGTTTGATAAGCGGGATTTAATGAGAATTGTTGCGGATAAGTCTGGAAGAATCTTCTACGATCCTACCGGAAAAGCAAATGGCCGGGGTGCTTATATTTGTCAGTCGCCGGCATGCCAGGAACAATTTTTAAATAAGAATTACTTGGAACGCACATTTAAACGGAAGGTTGAGAAAGATGTTGTCGATGAAGTTCGACAGCAGATTTCAGAAAAAACGATGAAATGA
- the nusA gene encoding transcription termination factor NusA, producing MNAEFLTALDVIQEEKSIDKEELIQAIEAAISTAYKKHYGNAQNVDIKINRIDGDIQVFAMLEIVEIPESDQYEISLDKAREQDPSYELGDFYRKEVRPKDFGRIAAQNAKQLIIQRIKEAERNIIFNTFLEKQDEVLTGIVKRIDKGIVYVDIGKLEAAMLPSEQASGEEYFMNQRLKVYVLAVKKTTKGTQVNVSRTHPGLVKRLFESEVPEIFEGLVDIVSISREAGSRTKIAVKANSEEIDPVGACVGQKGMRVQNIINELNGEKIDVIKYSDDIEEYLTNSLSPAKVMRIIPNKDDKTAIAIVDDYQLSLAIGKEGQNVRLAAKLTSWKIDIKSQSNFDESAIAEDSVLEDVLSDFTEEEDPLDELFTEDILMELKDDLENL from the coding sequence ATGAATGCGGAGTTTTTAACAGCTCTCGATGTTATCCAGGAAGAAAAATCTATTGATAAGGAAGAGCTGATTCAAGCTATCGAAGCGGCAATTTCGACTGCATATAAAAAGCATTATGGTAATGCCCAGAATGTAGACATTAAGATCAATCGAATAGATGGAGATATACAGGTTTTTGCAATGCTTGAAATTGTTGAGATTCCGGAAAGTGATCAGTATGAAATTTCGCTTGATAAAGCTAGAGAGCAGGATCCATCATATGAGTTGGGAGATTTCTACAGAAAAGAAGTGCGACCAAAAGATTTTGGAAGAATTGCAGCACAGAATGCCAAGCAGCTAATAATTCAGCGAATCAAAGAAGCAGAACGAAATATTATCTTTAATACTTTCCTGGAAAAGCAGGATGAAGTTTTAACGGGTATTGTCAAGCGAATCGATAAAGGTATCGTTTATGTTGATATTGGTAAACTTGAAGCCGCTATGCTTCCATCAGAACAGGCTTCAGGTGAAGAATATTTCATGAATCAACGGCTTAAAGTTTATGTCCTTGCAGTTAAGAAAACGACAAAAGGAACTCAGGTGAATGTCTCCAGAACTCATCCTGGCCTAGTTAAACGCCTATTTGAATCCGAGGTGCCAGAGATTTTCGAAGGACTCGTAGATATTGTTTCTATCTCACGAGAAGCCGGTTCACGAACAAAAATTGCTGTAAAAGCCAATAGTGAGGAGATCGATCCGGTCGGAGCTTGTGTAGGCCAAAAAGGAATGCGAGTTCAGAATATTATTAATGAACTTAACGGTGAAAAAATTGATGTCATTAAGTATAGTGATGATATTGAGGAGTACCTTACTAATTCATTGAGTCCTGCAAAAGTCATGAGGATTATTCCCAATAAGGATGATAAAACGGCAATTGCGATTGTTGATGATTACCAGCTTTCATTGGCAATCGGAAAAGAAGGTCAAAATGTGCGACTGGCAGCAAAACTGACAAGCTGGAAAATTGACATTAAAAGTCAGTCTAACTTTGATGAATCGGCAATAGCAGAAGATAGCGTTTTAGAGGATGTCTTAAGCGACTTCACTGAGGAAGAAGATCCGCTGGACGAACTTTTTACTGAAGATATTCTGATGGAACTAAAGGATGACCTGGAGAATCTCTAA
- the rimP gene encoding ribosome maturation factor RimP, protein MKKQSKEEYLEELLEPIVTEAGYQLYDLTFEKKGKDWVLVLYIDAEQLISLNDCETVSRIVSDFLDEKDPIEQSYFLEVSSPGLDRTIKKEKHYLSNIDKRISVNLFAPINGKKEMSGLLKKYQPDTITILLDDGELINLEIEKISKANRVDEIDFSPQQKQNKEGV, encoded by the coding sequence ATGAAAAAACAATCCAAAGAAGAATATTTGGAAGAGCTTTTAGAACCGATTGTGACAGAAGCAGGATATCAGCTTTATGATCTGACTTTTGAGAAAAAAGGGAAGGATTGGGTACTCGTATTATATATTGATGCAGAACAGTTGATCTCTTTAAATGATTGCGAAACAGTCAGCAGAATTGTCAGTGATTTTCTGGATGAAAAAGATCCTATTGAACAGTCATATTTTCTGGAAGTTTCATCTCCTGGGCTTGATCGTACGATCAAGAAGGAAAAACATTATCTCAGTAATATAGATAAAAGAATTTCTGTGAATCTCTTTGCACCGATCAATGGAAAAAAAGAAATGAGTGGACTTTTAAAGAAATATCAGCCAGATACAATCACGATCTTGTTGGATGATGGTGAATTGATAAATCTGGAAATCGAAAAAATATCAAAAGCCAATAGAGTGGATGAAATTGATTTCAGTCCGCAACAGAAACAGAATAAGGAAGGTGTATAA
- the frr gene encoding ribosome recycling factor: MVKEIEMKANEKMEKALNNLHEGLAGLRAGRANPRMLDKVTVDYYGAETPLNQLANISTPEPRMIAVQPYDATAIPAIEKGILKADLGFNPSNDGKLIRLLIPQLTEERRKELVKLVKKYGEECKVAIRNIRRHAIQEMKDGQKEGLVTEDDLKQGEKEIQKITDDEIKNVDQILKDKEAEILEV; this comes from the coding sequence ATGGTTAAAGAAATCGAAATGAAAGCAAATGAGAAGATGGAGAAAGCCCTCAATAATCTGCATGAGGGATTAGCAGGTCTTCGGGCTGGACGGGCAAATCCTCGAATGCTTGATAAAGTGACTGTTGATTATTACGGAGCCGAGACACCACTTAATCAATTAGCCAATATCAGTACCCCAGAACCGCGAATGATTGCAGTGCAGCCTTATGATGCAACAGCAATTCCTGCTATTGAAAAAGGCATCTTGAAAGCAGATCTTGGCTTCAACCCATCTAACGATGGTAAATTGATCCGATTGTTGATTCCTCAGTTAACTGAAGAACGTCGTAAAGAACTGGTTAAACTGGTTAAAAAATATGGCGAGGAATGCAAGGTAGCCATTCGAAATATCAGACGACATGCCATTCAGGAAATGAAGGATGGACAAAAAGAAGGTCTGGTAACGGAAGATGATCTGAAACAGGGTGAAAAAGAGATCCAGAAGATTACTGATGACGAAATTAAAAATGTCGATCAGATTCTTAAGGATAAGGAAGCGGAAATTTTAGAAGTTTAG
- the pyrH gene encoding UMP kinase, whose protein sequence is MEPKYKRVIIKLSGEALAGGLNHGIDTPTVERICKQIKEVFDLGVEIAIVVGGGNFWRGRSGEGMDKSTADYMGMLATVINALGLQDVLEEIGVPVRVQTAIEMKQIAEPYIRRKAVRHLEKRRIVIFASGTGNPFFTTDTTAALRAAEIDAEIILLAKSIDAVYDSDPLLNPDAKRYSELTYIDVLNKGLKVMDSTATSLCMDNHIPILVFGLDEPKNILRAIMGEQIGTIIKEA, encoded by the coding sequence ATGGAACCGAAATACAAACGTGTTATCATTAAACTTAGTGGTGAAGCCCTTGCAGGCGGATTGAATCATGGCATTGATACCCCTACGGTAGAAAGAATTTGCAAGCAAATCAAAGAAGTTTTTGATTTAGGTGTCGAAATCGCAATTGTTGTTGGGGGTGGAAACTTCTGGCGTGGCCGCAGCGGTGAAGGTATGGATAAGTCTACCGCTGATTATATGGGGATGCTGGCGACGGTTATTAATGCTTTGGGCCTTCAGGATGTACTGGAGGAGATTGGTGTTCCTGTCCGGGTGCAGACAGCTATCGAAATGAAGCAGATCGCTGAACCCTATATCCGACGAAAAGCCGTGAGGCATCTTGAAAAAAGACGGATCGTTATTTTTGCTTCTGGAACCGGGAATCCCTTCTTTACAACGGATACGACTGCAGCTTTGCGTGCAGCAGAAATCGATGCAGAAATTATCCTGCTGGCTAAAAGCATTGATGCTGTTTATGATTCGGACCCATTGCTTAACCCTGATGCCAAACGATATTCAGAATTAACCTATATCGACGTGCTGAATAAAGGCTTAAAGGTAATGGATTCCACAGCGACATCACTTTGTATGGATAATCATATACCGATTCTTGTGTTTGGACTTGATGAACCCAAAAATATTTTACGCGCCATTATGGGCGAACAAATTGGAACAATTATTAAGGAGGCATAG
- the tsf gene encoding translation elongation factor Ts: MVDAKLVKELREKTGSGMLDCKKALVETDGDIEKAIAFLREKGLAATSKKSGRLAAEGVVESYIHMGGKIGVLVEVNCETDFVAKNEGFMNFVKDVAMHIAASNPLYVTKEEVPTDALDKEKEILRNQALNEGKPEKIVDKMVEGRISKYYKEICLMEQPFVKNPDLTIEELVKEQIMTIGENIKIRRFARFEMGEGLEKKEENFAEEVAKQMNA, encoded by the coding sequence ATCGTGGACGCTAAATTAGTAAAAGAATTACGAGAAAAAACCGGTTCAGGAATGCTGGACTGTAAAAAGGCATTAGTTGAAACTGACGGTGATATTGAAAAAGCAATCGCTTTTTTACGAGAAAAAGGACTAGCTGCAACAAGTAAAAAGTCTGGTCGACTGGCTGCTGAAGGTGTTGTTGAATCCTATATCCATATGGGCGGAAAAATCGGTGTTCTGGTTGAAGTAAACTGTGAAACTGACTTTGTTGCTAAAAACGAAGGTTTTATGAATTTTGTAAAAGACGTTGCTATGCACATTGCAGCCAGCAATCCGCTTTACGTTACTAAAGAAGAAGTTCCTACCGATGCACTGGATAAAGAAAAGGAAATTCTTCGTAACCAGGCATTAAATGAAGGAAAGCCGGAAAAAATTGTAGACAAAATGGTTGAAGGCCGAATCAGCAAGTATTACAAAGAAATCTGTCTGATGGAACAACCATTTGTAAAAAATCCTGACTTAACGATCGAAGAACTGGTTAAAGAACAGATTATGACAATCGGCGAAAACATTAAAATTCGACGATTTGCACGATTCGAAATGGGTGAAGGCCTCGAGAAAAAAGAGGAAAACTTTGCTGAAGAAGTTGCAAAACAGATGAATGCATAA
- the rpsB gene encoding 30S ribosomal protein S2: MACVSMKQLLEAGVHFGHQTRRWNPKMAPYIFTERNGIYIIDLQQTVKRIEKAFEFVKDLAANGEDILFVGTKKQAQTSIEKEAKRSGSFCVNHRWLGGTLTNFETISKRTEKLHELEAMEEDGTFDLLPKKEVIRLKRQRDRLQKFLGGIKDMKGMPGAIFVIDSKKERIAIAEAKKLGIPIIGIVDTNCDPDELDYIIPGNDDAIRAVALILSVMADAIIEGRQGEQAEIAEAIEAEASSEAADAVEAGDDMDVE, translated from the coding sequence ATGGCATGTGTTTCTATGAAACAGTTATTGGAAGCGGGGGTGCATTTTGGACACCAGACAAGAAGATGGAATCCTAAAATGGCACCATACATCTTTACTGAGAGAAATGGTATTTATATCATTGATTTACAGCAGACAGTAAAGAGAATTGAAAAAGCTTTTGAATTTGTTAAAGATCTTGCTGCTAACGGAGAAGATATTCTTTTTGTTGGAACAAAAAAGCAGGCGCAGACAAGTATTGAAAAAGAAGCTAAAAGATCTGGCAGTTTTTGTGTAAATCACCGTTGGTTAGGTGGTACTTTAACTAACTTTGAAACAATCAGCAAACGAACTGAAAAACTACATGAACTGGAAGCAATGGAGGAAGATGGTACCTTTGATCTTTTACCTAAAAAAGAAGTTATTCGTTTAAAAAGACAACGTGATCGTCTGCAGAAATTCCTGGGTGGAATCAAAGACATGAAGGGTATGCCAGGCGCGATTTTCGTTATCGATTCTAAAAAAGAGCGAATTGCTATTGCAGAAGCTAAAAAATTAGGTATTCCAATTATTGGGATTGTTGATACAAACTGTGATCCAGACGAACTTGATTATATTATTCCTGGAAATGATGATGCTATTCGTGCTGTTGCACTGATTCTGTCAGTAATGGCTGATGCTATCATTGAAGGTCGACAGGGTGAACAGGCTGAAATTGCTGAAGCGATTGAAGCTGAAGCGTCTTCTGAAGCTGCAGATGCAGTTGAAGCTGGCGATGATATGGATGTAGAATAA
- the hslU gene encoding ATP-dependent protease ATPase subunit HslU, which yields MKELTPKKIVTELNRYIIGQDNAKKAVAIALRNRYRRSLLSEEFKDEFTPKNIILMGPTGVGKTEIARRMAKLVNAPFIKVEATKFTEVGYVGRDVESMVRDLVTTSIRNVQQEKMKEVYEEAAGNVDELILDALVPRKKVKDAVKSPFDAFLKPNQPETEVIEDPQKEMTRKEKREAFRKDLLDGKLEENIIEIEVDEDSAKAIGVMPGMGADDMFINMNEILGDFFPSKKTKKKLPIKDARKILINQEAQKLIDMEVVKERGIREAEQNGIIFIDEIDKIVGNGSSHGPDVSREGVQRDILPIVEGCTVNTKYGPIQTDYILFVGAGAFHVAKIEDMIPELQGRFPVSVSLDSLSESDFVQILESTDNSVIKQYQALLKTEDVNLIFGEGTLEAIARIAYLKNEEEENIGARRLHTVLEKLLEEISFYASDYEQEDFIIDVDYVNNQFKLSDTRKNYDRYLL from the coding sequence ATGAAAGAATTAACCCCTAAAAAAATTGTAACTGAATTAAACCGATACATTATTGGTCAGGATAACGCGAAAAAAGCGGTGGCAATTGCACTTAGAAACCGTTATCGAAGAAGTCTCCTCTCTGAAGAATTTAAAGATGAGTTTACCCCCAAGAATATTATTCTTATGGGACCGACAGGAGTTGGAAAAACTGAAATCGCCAGAAGAATGGCTAAACTGGTAAATGCGCCTTTTATTAAAGTGGAAGCGACGAAATTCACTGAGGTTGGCTATGTGGGCCGGGACGTGGAATCCATGGTTCGGGATTTAGTGACAACATCAATTAGAAATGTCCAGCAGGAAAAGATGAAAGAGGTTTACGAAGAAGCTGCCGGCAATGTCGATGAGTTAATCCTCGATGCGCTGGTCCCTCGTAAAAAAGTAAAAGACGCGGTCAAGTCTCCTTTTGACGCCTTTTTAAAACCCAATCAGCCGGAAACGGAAGTGATCGAAGACCCACAAAAGGAAATGACTCGTAAAGAAAAACGCGAGGCTTTTCGGAAAGATCTTCTCGACGGAAAGCTGGAAGAAAATATCATTGAGATCGAGGTTGATGAGGACAGTGCCAAAGCAATTGGTGTAATGCCAGGGATGGGTGCTGACGATATGTTTATCAATATGAACGAAATTTTAGGTGACTTTTTTCCTTCTAAAAAAACTAAGAAAAAATTGCCGATTAAAGATGCCCGTAAAATTCTAATCAATCAGGAAGCACAAAAACTGATTGATATGGAAGTGGTAAAGGAACGGGGAATCCGAGAAGCTGAGCAGAATGGCATTATTTTTATCGATGAAATTGACAAAATTGTTGGCAATGGTTCTTCACACGGACCTGATGTTTCACGAGAAGGTGTTCAGCGTGATATTTTACCAATAGTTGAAGGGTGTACAGTGAACACTAAGTATGGTCCAATTCAGACTGATTACATCCTATTCGTTGGAGCCGGAGCTTTCCATGTAGCAAAAATTGAAGACATGATTCCAGAATTGCAGGGGCGTTTTCCAGTCAGTGTTTCACTGGATAGTTTATCAGAATCTGATTTTGTCCAGATTTTAGAGAGCACAGATAATTCAGTGATAAAGCAATATCAGGCACTGCTAAAAACAGAAGATGTCAATTTGATTTTTGGCGAAGGCACTCTTGAAGCCATAGCACGGATTGCATATCTTAAAAATGAAGAAGAAGAAAATATTGGGGCCAGAAGGCTTCATACTGTTTTAGAGAAACTGCTTGAAGAAATTTCATTTTATGCTTCTGACTATGAACAGGAAGATTTTATCATTGATGTAGACTATGTGAATAATCAGTTTAAACTTTCGGATACCAGAAAAAACTACGATCGTTATTTATTGTAA
- the hslV gene encoding ATP-dependent protease subunit HslV, with amino-acid sequence MFHATTIIGVRHKGQVAIAGDGQVTAGNSVIMKNNAVKIRKLYKDQILAGFAGSVADAFSLIDKFEQKIEAYNGNLKRASIELAKDWRSDKILRKLEAMLIVMDREQTLVLSGNGEVIEPDDDIAAIGSGGNYALAAARALKENSDLSAKEIVEKSLQIAAGICVFTNGHITVEEIQEGE; translated from the coding sequence ATGTTTCATGCAACGACGATTATTGGAGTCAGACACAAGGGGCAGGTAGCCATTGCCGGTGACGGACAGGTAACTGCCGGAAATTCGGTCATTATGAAAAACAATGCGGTTAAGATCAGAAAACTATATAAAGATCAGATATTAGCTGGATTTGCCGGGTCAGTGGCTGATGCATTTTCTTTGATTGATAAATTCGAACAAAAGATTGAAGCCTATAACGGGAATCTTAAGCGGGCTTCCATCGAGCTGGCAAAGGATTGGCGATCTGATAAAATTCTTAGAAAACTGGAAGCGATGCTGATTGTGATGGATAGAGAGCAGACTTTAGTCTTATCGGGAAACGGCGAAGTGATTGAGCCTGATGATGATATTGCCGCGATTGGTTCAGGCGGCAATTATGCTCTGGCAGCTGCACGAGCATTAAAAGAGAATTCGGACTTGTCAGCCAAAGAAATAGTAGAAAAATCTCTGCAGATAGCTGCAGGCATTTGTGTTTTTACAAATGGGCATATCACAGTAGAAGAAATTCAGGAAGGAGAGTAA
- the topA gene encoding type I DNA topoisomerase has product MGKNLVIVESPAKAKTIKKYLPKGFEVEATMGHVIDLPKSRLAIDIENDFQPEYIKIRGKGELLKKLKKAANKADEIYLATDPDREGEAISWHMANFLEIDLKKQCRIEFHEITKRAVNAAIENKRSIDIDLVNSQQARRILDRLVGYSLSPFLWKKVKKGLSGGRVQSVVTRIIVDREQEIEAFIPEEYWNLDLTLKKNDDPLQFLAKFHSEDGKKKTIANEEEAIRLSKIVEESSIQVAKVSKRTRKQKPPLPFTTSTLQQEAYKILGYSTQRTMRVAQQLYEGIDIKGRGLTGLITYLRTDSTRIAEEAVRDSASFIEQKYGKEYLGGNHEAGKKKNVQDAHEAIRPSLIDLTPEEAKGSLESDQHRLYKLIWERLIASQMSPAEYYVTSVDITAQNLLFKTKGEIQKFDGFTRVLKASGKTEDSTLPELAVGDELVRIKTLTEQKFTKPPARYTEASLVKILEEKGIGRPSTYAPTISTIKNRDYVVVEDKHFKPTELGVTVTEMMKEYFSDVVNISFTAEMEDRLDKVADGEVNWVEVLRDFYTGFEKSLSTATEKAESVTIMDPESDVDCELCGRRMVIKKGRYGRFLACPGFPECKNTKPYYEKTGGVCSKCGGDLVKRTSKTGRTFYSCSNYPDCDYMNWDMPVPEKCPQCGSTMFQKGLGKRKTIYCDKKDCGFIKPNEA; this is encoded by the coding sequence ATGGGTAAGAATTTGGTGATCGTTGAATCACCGGCAAAAGCAAAGACAATAAAAAAATACCTTCCAAAAGGCTTTGAAGTGGAAGCGACAATGGGGCATGTGATTGATTTGCCTAAAAGTCGTCTGGCCATAGATATAGAAAATGATTTTCAACCGGAATACATAAAAATCCGGGGGAAAGGGGAGCTTCTAAAAAAGCTCAAAAAAGCGGCAAATAAAGCAGATGAAATATATCTTGCAACTGACCCTGATCGCGAAGGTGAAGCAATATCATGGCATATGGCCAATTTTTTAGAAATTGACTTAAAGAAACAGTGTCGGATTGAGTTCCATGAGATTACTAAACGGGCAGTGAATGCAGCGATTGAAAACAAACGGAGTATCGATATCGATTTGGTCAACTCTCAGCAGGCCAGGCGGATTCTTGATCGTCTGGTTGGTTATTCTTTGAGTCCTTTTCTATGGAAAAAAGTAAAAAAGGGGCTCAGTGGCGGACGTGTTCAATCTGTTGTGACTCGAATTATTGTAGATCGAGAACAGGAAATTGAGGCTTTTATACCGGAAGAGTACTGGAATCTTGATTTGACGCTAAAGAAAAACGATGATCCGCTTCAGTTTTTAGCTAAATTTCATTCTGAGGACGGGAAAAAGAAGACGATTGCAAATGAAGAGGAAGCAATTCGGCTATCTAAAATAGTTGAAGAAAGCAGTATCCAAGTCGCAAAGGTTAGTAAAAGAACCAGAAAACAAAAGCCGCCCTTGCCATTTACAACGAGTACCCTGCAGCAGGAAGCCTACAAGATTTTGGGATATTCCACACAGCGGACTATGCGGGTTGCGCAGCAGCTTTATGAAGGGATTGATATTAAGGGGCGCGGACTGACCGGGTTGATTACCTATTTAAGAACGGATTCTACACGTATTGCTGAGGAGGCCGTTCGTGACAGCGCCAGTTTCATCGAACAGAAATACGGTAAAGAGTACCTGGGCGGGAATCATGAAGCAGGAAAAAAGAAGAACGTCCAGGACGCTCATGAAGCGATTAGGCCTTCATTGATTGATTTAACGCCAGAAGAGGCAAAAGGTTCACTGGAATCTGATCAGCATCGCTTATATAAACTAATATGGGAACGATTGATCGCCAGTCAGATGTCGCCTGCTGAATATTATGTTACCAGTGTTGATATTACGGCCCAAAATCTTTTATTTAAGACAAAAGGCGAAATACAGAAATTTGATGGTTTTACCAGAGTATTAAAAGCATCTGGGAAGACAGAGGATTCAACTTTACCGGAACTAGCTGTGGGTGATGAGCTGGTGCGTATAAAAACTTTGACAGAACAGAAATTTACCAAGCCGCCAGCCCGTTATACAGAGGCTTCGCTGGTTAAGATTCTGGAAGAAAAGGGGATTGGACGGCCAAGTACTTATGCACCAACAATTTCTACTATCAAAAATCGTGATTATGTAGTGGTAGAGGATAAACACTTTAAACCAACAGAGTTGGGTGTTACGGTGACTGAAATGATGAAAGAATATTTTAGTGATGTCGTTAATATTTCCTTTACGGCTGAAATGGAAGACCGGCTGGATAAGGTGGCTGATGGAGAAGTCAATTGGGTGGAAGTGCTTCGTGATTTTTACACCGGTTTTGAAAAATCTTTGAGTACAGCGACTGAAAAAGCCGAATCGGTCACTATTATGGACCCGGAATCAGATGTTGACTGTGAACTTTGCGGTCGCCGGATGGTAATTAAGAAAGGTCGGTATGGGCGCTTTCTTGCCTGTCCAGGTTTTCCTGAGTGCAAGAATACAAAACCTTATTATGAAAAAACCGGTGGTGTTTGTTCGAAATGTGGAGGTGATCTGGTTAAGCGGACTTCAAAAACCGGTAGAACTTTTTATTCCTGTAGTAATTATCCAGACTGCGACTATATGAACTGGGATATGCCAGTCCCTGAAAAATGTCCGCAATGTGGCTCGACCATGTTTCAGAAGGGCTTAGGTAAACGAAAAACGATTTATTGTGACAAAAAAGATTGCGGTTTTATTAAGCCCAATGAAGCATAA
- the dprA gene encoding DNA-processing protein DprA: MKEIEYWLWLTQLKGISNLQKNKILNYYKNPKSAFLADEKEFIKAAGFRNKKQLENFKKTTSLSAVNTDLERMQKEGIEYICLEDERFPSRLKEIYNPPISLFLIGDLDLLNKEPAIAVVGSRNASTSALRYAKAFSKSIASMGIPVISGLAEGVDGSAHWGALEEPGKTVAVLGTGVDLCYPDFNEKLYLKIAEKGLLISEFNIGEKPLAYHFPLRNRLISGLTNGVLLVEAGLKSGSMITVNHALDQGKNIYVIPGEISNPRWSGGNALLKEGAKLVTEPQDVLEDFIIKPEIESAKKVIINIEPEYREMAELISRGYDTVDELTKASGLEVFQVNQHLTMMELEEIIGIRHGKITLM, from the coding sequence ATGAAAGAGATAGAGTACTGGTTATGGCTGACACAACTAAAGGGAATTTCTAATCTACAGAAAAACAAAATCCTCAATTATTATAAGAATCCTAAATCGGCTTTTTTAGCGGATGAGAAAGAATTTATAAAAGCGGCAGGTTTTAGGAACAAAAAACAGCTTGAAAACTTTAAAAAGACGACTTCCCTCTCAGCAGTTAACACTGATTTAGAAAGGATGCAAAAAGAAGGAATTGAATACATCTGTTTGGAAGATGAAAGATTTCCTTCAAGATTAAAAGAAATTTATAACCCTCCAATTAGTCTTTTTTTAATAGGTGATTTAGATTTGCTGAATAAGGAGCCTGCAATAGCTGTAGTTGGGTCAAGAAATGCTTCGACTTCAGCACTTCGGTATGCAAAAGCATTTTCAAAATCGATAGCTTCTATGGGAATCCCGGTGATTAGTGGACTGGCTGAGGGCGTTGATGGATCGGCCCATTGGGGTGCGCTTGAAGAACCAGGTAAAACTGTAGCTGTGTTAGGGACCGGAGTAGATCTCTGCTATCCTGATTTCAATGAAAAGCTATATTTAAAAATTGCCGAGAAAGGTCTTTTGATCTCTGAATTTAATATAGGCGAAAAACCTCTGGCTTATCATTTCCCCTTGCGAAATAGATTAATAAGTGGATTGACGAATGGTGTTCTGCTAGTAGAAGCTGGTTTGAAAAGTGGCTCTATGATAACAGTAAACCATGCACTTGATCAGGGAAAGAATATTTATGTAATTCCAGGTGAAATAAGTAATCCGCGTTGGTCAGGCGGTAACGCCTTATTAAAAGAAGGGGCAAAGCTGGTTACGGAACCGCAAGATGTCCTGGAAGATTTTATTATAAAACCTGAAATAGAGTCTGCTAAAAAAGTAATTATTAATATTGAACCTGAATACAGAGAAATGGCGGAATTGATAAGTAGAGGATATGATACCGTAGATGAGTTGACAAAGGCGAGCGGTCTGGAAGTTTTTCAGGTAAATCAGCATCTGACAATGATGGAACTTGAAGAAATTATCGGAATTAGACATGGGAAAATTACCCTGATGTAG
- a CDS encoding DUF2325 domain-containing protein yields MSIVIIGGHDRMVTQYKDLCNKYQCRAKVFTQMKGPLKKKLGSPDLFVLFTGTVSHKMVNCAISEAKRCEASIARSHTCSLNALREILEIYCVSCPNKDFCSNYQNH; encoded by the coding sequence GTGAGCATTGTTATAATTGGAGGACATGATCGAATGGTTACACAGTACAAGGATCTTTGTAATAAATATCAGTGTCGGGCAAAAGTCTTCACTCAAATGAAAGGCCCGCTAAAGAAAAAATTAGGTTCTCCCGACCTCTTTGTTTTATTTACCGGCACAGTATCACATAAAATGGTAAACTGTGCCATCTCTGAAGCAAAACGCTGTGAAGCTTCGATTGCCCGCTCGCATACCTGTAGCCTGAACGCCTTGAGAGAAATTCTTGAAATCTATTGTGTCTCATGTCCAAATAAGGATTTTTGTTCAAATTATCAGAACCATTAG